One segment of Enterobacter ludwigii DNA contains the following:
- a CDS encoding GspE/PulE family protein: MSHSPSVEPLFDLPDELRCQALAELLDSFPCALEEAAGSLGLTPLSPAQLAESEEDFNSVPLTESLSQRALPLRVNGQLHVALGDPFSLALRQWAYNMNALPALAPLSQLNARLSELAKQQRTLDQLEQQQSEENKEARWLEITPAAIASEPHAVIKLVNATLFDALQSRASDIHLCAVADGLMVKYRIDGVLHSIRHCAGLQQAEQVISRLKVLSCMDISERRTPQDGRFKALILQRPVDFRVSIMPGVYGEDAVLRVLDKSHDQNLRLETLGFDAHTLDAIRQLTHLPHGMVLVTGPTGSGKSTTLYSALSELNSGESKIITIEDPVEYQLNSVLQIPVNDKKGLTFARGLRAILRHDPDIILVGEIRDGETAGIAVQAALTGHVVLSSVHANDVFSVLERFLYMQVEPASLITALNGVVAQRLVRQICPDCIDDTTPTDDLLAAWQSGPLQQLPPRWRRGRGCDTCRDSGFRGRLALAEVLHFSDAMKEAMLARSPRRKLKEVALNDGFVPLSTIALRAVVEGKTTWEEVKRVITH; encoded by the coding sequence ATGTCTCACTCACCATCTGTAGAACCCCTTTTCGACCTGCCAGACGAGCTGCGCTGCCAGGCGCTGGCAGAACTGCTGGACAGTTTTCCCTGTGCGTTAGAAGAAGCCGCGGGCTCTCTCGGACTCACGCCTCTCTCCCCCGCTCAACTCGCCGAAAGTGAAGAGGATTTTAACAGCGTACCGTTGACCGAATCGCTCAGCCAGCGAGCATTGCCGCTGCGTGTTAACGGACAACTCCACGTAGCGCTGGGCGATCCGTTTTCGCTGGCGCTGCGCCAGTGGGCCTATAACATGAATGCCCTTCCCGCGCTGGCCCCGCTCTCTCAACTCAATGCCCGGCTTAGTGAGCTGGCAAAACAACAGCGCACCCTCGATCAGCTAGAACAGCAGCAGAGCGAAGAGAATAAAGAGGCCCGGTGGCTGGAGATAACCCCAGCGGCTATTGCCAGTGAGCCCCACGCCGTCATTAAGCTGGTTAACGCCACGCTGTTTGATGCCCTGCAAAGCCGCGCCAGCGATATTCATCTTTGCGCCGTGGCAGATGGGTTGATGGTGAAGTACCGCATCGACGGTGTCTTGCACAGTATTCGCCACTGCGCCGGGCTACAGCAGGCGGAACAGGTGATCTCCCGCCTCAAGGTATTAAGTTGCATGGATATTTCCGAACGGCGCACGCCTCAGGATGGACGCTTCAAGGCGTTAATCCTCCAGCGTCCCGTCGATTTTCGCGTGTCCATTATGCCGGGCGTCTATGGTGAGGATGCCGTACTGCGCGTGCTGGATAAATCACACGATCAAAACCTGCGTCTGGAGACGCTCGGATTTGATGCGCACACGCTGGATGCCATTCGCCAGTTAACCCATCTACCCCACGGTATGGTGCTCGTGACCGGGCCAACCGGGAGCGGGAAATCCACCACCCTCTACTCGGCACTCAGCGAACTCAACAGCGGTGAAAGTAAAATTATCACCATTGAAGATCCCGTGGAGTACCAGCTCAACAGCGTGTTGCAAATTCCTGTCAACGATAAAAAAGGGCTCACCTTCGCCCGGGGATTGCGCGCCATTTTACGTCATGATCCGGACATCATCCTGGTCGGTGAAATCCGCGATGGTGAAACCGCCGGCATTGCCGTGCAGGCGGCGCTCACCGGCCACGTGGTGCTCTCCTCGGTTCACGCCAATGATGTCTTTAGCGTACTGGAACGTTTTTTATATATGCAGGTAGAACCCGCCAGCCTGATCACCGCCCTCAACGGTGTCGTGGCGCAGCGGCTGGTTCGCCAGATTTGCCCGGACTGTATAGATGACACCACGCCCACAGATGACCTTCTCGCGGCGTGGCAATCCGGACCGCTGCAGCAGCTCCCCCCCCGATGGCGACGAGGAAGAGGTTGTGATACCTGCCGCGACAGCGGTTTTCGCGGCAGGCTGGCGCTGGCGGAAGTGCTGCATTTCAGCGATGCCATGAAAGAGGCGATGCTGGCGCGATCGCCCCGGCGCAAATTAAAGGAAGTGGCGCTTAATGACGGTTTTGTTCCGCTCTCAACCATCGCGCTGCGCGCTGTGGTTGAAGGTAAAACCACCTGGGAGGAGGTGAAGCGTGTTATCACTCACTAA